From Drosophila suzukii chromosome 2R, CBGP_Dsuzu_IsoJpt1.0, whole genome shotgun sequence, a single genomic window includes:
- the didum gene encoding unconventional myosin-Vb isoform X5, whose product MSSEEMLYAQGAKIWVPHAEQVWESATLEESYRKGAGFLKICTESGSLKEVKLKADGSDLPPLRNPAILVGQNDLTTLSYLHEPGVLHNLRVRFCERQIIYTYCGIILVAINPYAEMPLYGPSIIRAYRGHAMGDLEPHIFALAEEAYTKLERENCNLSIIVSGESGAGKTVSAKYAMRYFAAVGGSESETQVERKVLASSPIMEAFGNAKTTRNDNSSRFGKFTKLLFRNQMGVMYLQGATMHTYLLEKSRVVYQAQGERNYHIFYQLCAARSKYPELVLDHQDKFEFLNMGGALEIERVSDADQFNETVQAMTVLGFSIQQIADIVKILAGILHLGNIKVSKKFNEGSEEEDSDSCDIFHNDIHLQITGDLLRVSAEDLRRWLLMRKIESVNEYVLIPNSIEAAQAARDALAKHIYAKLFQYIVGVLNKSLNNGSKQCSFIGVLDIYGFETFEVNSFEQFCINYANEKLQQQFNQHVFKLEQEEYLKEGITWTMIDFYDNQPCIDLIESRLGVLDLLDEECRMPKGSDESWAGKLIGKCSKFPHFEKPRFGTTSFFIKHFSDTVEYDVNGFLEKNRDTVSKELTQVLSESNMSLVKQVMTLEEVDTLSVDTAKSSTLGGRVVISAGRKQVVPSKQHRKTVGSQFQESLASLISTLHATTPHYVRCIKPNDDKIAFKWETAKIIQQLRACGVLETVRISAAGFPSRWLYPDFYMRYQLLVYRSKLDKNDMKQSCQNIVMKWIQDEDKYRFGNTQIFFRAGQVAFLEQVRANLRKKYITIVQSVVRRFIYRRRFLRLQMVINGIQRHARGFLARQRVQKMREARAGLILSKYARGWLCRRRYLRLRHSISGIQTYARGMMARSKFHAMRDHYRAVQIQRFVRGALARRAYQKRRRNIIICQAAIRRFLARRKFKRMKAEAKTIKHIENKYMGLENKIISMQQRIDELNRDNSNLKHKTSEISVLKMKLELKKTLEGEFKNVKAACQDKDRLIEALNKQLEAERDEKMQLLEENGHAQEEWLSQKQTWRLENEELRRQIDEIIEMAKNAEVSQRNQEDRLLAEIDNRELNEAYQRAIKDKEVIENENYTLKEELSRLTAGNFSLHGRKASNASSQNEDDVGYASAKNTLDINRPPDLLSKNYSYDSTSMVVKLRAILEEEKQKHKNLQEQYIKLASRHKPTEDSFRPACCVAGRGP is encoded by the exons ATGTCGAGCGAGGAGATGCTATATGCGCAG GGCGCCAAGATCTGGGTGCCGCATGCGGAGCAGGTGTGGGAGAGTGCCACCTTGGAGGAGAGCTACCGCAAGGGCGCCGGCTTCCTGAAGATCTGCACCGAGTCCGGGAGCCTCAAGGAGGTCAAGCTAAAGGCCGATGGCAGCGACCTGCCCCCCTTGCGCAATCCGGCCATTCTGGTGGGACAGAACGACCTCACCACTCTGTCCTACCTGCATGAGCCGGGGGTGTTGCACAATCTGCGTGTCCGCTTTTGCGAGCGCCAGATTATCTACACCTACTGCGGCATCATTCTGGTGGCCATCAATCCGTACGCGGAGATGCCCCTCTACGGACCGAGCATCATCCGGGCCTACCGGGGTCATGCCATGGGCGATCTGGAGCCCCACATCTTTGCCCTAGCGGAGGAGGCGTACACGAAACTGGAGCGCGAAAACTGCAACCTGAGCATCATCGTCAGCGGGGAGTCGGGAGCGGGCAAGACGGTGTCCGCCAAATACGCCATGAGGTACTTCGCCGCCGTCGGAGGTTCTGAGTCCGAGACGCAGGTCGAGCGCAAGGTGCTGGCATCTTCGCCGATCATGGAGGCCTTTGGCAATGCCAAGACGACCCGCAACGACAATAGCTCCCGCTTCGGCAAGTTCACCAAGCTGTTGTTCCGGAACCAGATGGGCGTTATGTACCTCCAGGGGGCCACCATGCACACCTACCTGCTGGAGAAGTCCCGGGTGGTGTACCAAGCGCAGGGAGAGCGGAACTACCACATATTCTACCAGCTGTGCGCGGCGCGGTCCAAGTACCCGGAATTGGTGCTGG ATCACCAGGACAAGTTCGAGTTCCTCAACATGGGTGGAGCACTGGAAATAGAACGAGTCTCGGATGCAGATCAGTTCAATGAAACCGTGCAGGCCATGACCGTTTTGGGCTTCTCCATTCAGCAGATAGCCGATATCGTTAAGATCCTGGCAGGCATACTCCACTTGGGCAATATTAAAGTGTCCAAAAAGTTTAACGAAGGCAGCGAGGAAGAGGACTCTGATTCCTGCGATATATTC CATAACGACATCCACCTGCAGATCACCGGCGATCTGCTGCGGGTGAGCGCCGAGGATCTGCGCCGGTGGCTTTTGATGCGTAAGATAGAGTCGGTCAATGAATATGTGCTGATACCGAATAGCATTGAGGCGGCGCAGGCGGCGCGAGACGCCCTGGCCAAGCACATCTATGCGAAACTTTTCCAGTACATTGTCGGTGTGCTGAACAAGAGCCTCAACAACGGTAGCAAGCAGTGCAGCTTCATTGGCGTCCTCGATATCTACGGCTTCGAAACGTTCGAGGTGAACTCGTTCGAACAGTTTTGCATAAACTATGCGAATgaaaagctgcagcagcagTTCAACCAGCATGTCTTTAAGCTGGAGCAGGAGGAGTATCTCAAGGAGGGCATCACCTGGACGATGATTGACTTCTACGACAATCAGCCGTGCATTGATCTAATTGAATCTCGACTGGGAGTGCTGGACCTCCTCGATGAGGAGTGTAGA ATGCCCAAGGGTTCGGACGAAAGTTGGGCTGGCAAGCTCATCGGAAAATGCAGTAAATTTCCGCATTTCGAGAAGCCACGCTTTGGCACCACAA GCTTCTTTATCAAACATTTCTCGGACACGGTCGAATATGACGTGAACGGATTCTTGGAAAAGAATCGTGACACTGTCTCCAAGGAGCTGACCCAAGTGCTGAGCGAGTCCAACATGTCCCTGGTCAAGCAGGTGATGACCCTCGAGGAAGTAGATACCTTGAGCGTAGATACCGCCAAATCGTCAACTTTGGGTGGTCGTGTCGTGATCAGTGCTGGCCGCAAACAG GTGGTACCATCCAAGCAGCATAGGAAAACTGTAGGATCGCAGTTCCAGGAGAGTCTGGCCTCGCTGATATCCACGTTACATGCTACAACACCGCACTATGTGCGCTGCATTAAG CCCAACGATGACAAGATTGCCTTTAAATGGGAAACGGCCAAGATCATCCAGCAGCTGAGGGCCTGCGGTGTGCTGGAAACGGTGCGCATCTCCGCTGCGGGATTCCCCTCGAGGTGGCTTTATCCTGACTTCTATATGCGCTACCAGCTGCTGGTCTACCGATCCAAGCTCGACAAGAACGACATGAAGCAGTCATGCCAAAACATCGTGATGAAGTGGATCCAGGACGAGGATAAGTACCGCTTTGGCAACACACAGATCTTCTTCCGCGCCGGTCAAGTTGCCTTCCTTGAACAAGTGCGGGCAAATCTGCGCAAGAAGTACATCACCATTGTGCAGTCGGTGGTGCGGCGATTCATCTACCGACGCCGGTTCCTGCGTCTCCAAATGGTGATCAATGGCATCCAGAGGCATGCACGCGGCTTTCTCGCACGCCAGCGCGTCCAGAAAATGCGGGAGGCTCGCGCGGGCTTGATCCTGTCGAAGTACGCTCGAGGTTGGTTGTGCCGTCGTCGTTATTTGCGCCTGCGCCATTCAATTTCCGGCATACAGACCTACGCTCGCGGCATGATGGCCCGTAGCAAGTTCCATGCGATGCGGGATCACTACCGGGCGGTTCAGATCCAGCGTTTCGTTCGTGGTGCCCTGGCGCGGCGAGCTTACCAAAAGCGGCGGCGCAACATCATCATTTGCCAGGCGGCAATTCGCAGGTTTTTGGCCCGCCGTAAGTTCAAACGCATGAAGGCCGAGGCCAAGACTATCAAGCACATAGAGAACAAGTACATGGGTCTGGAAAACAAGATTATATCCATGCAGCAGCGCATCGATGAGCTGAACCGCGACAACAGTAACTTGAAGCACAAGACCAGCGAGATCAGCGTATTGAA AATGAAGCTTGAGCTGAAGAAGACCCTGGAAGGTGAATTCAAGAATGTGAAGGCCGCCTGCCAGGACAAGGACCGGCTGATCGAAGCACTCAACAAGCAGTTGGAGGCGGAACGGGATGAGAAGATGCAGCTGCTCGAGGAGAACGGCCATGCGCAAGAGGAGTGGCTCAGCCAGAAGCAGACGTGGCGCCTAGAGAACGAGGAGCTGCGCCGCCAGATTGACGAGATTATTGAGATGGCAAAGAACGCAGAGGTCAGCCAACGCAACCAGGAGGACAGGTTGCTGGCCGAGATTGACAACAGGGAGCTGAACGAGGCGTACCAGCGAGCCATTAAGGACAAGGAGGTGATCGAGAACGAGAACTACACGCTGAAGGAGGAGCTCAGTCGACTCACAGCCGGCAATTTCAGCCTGCACGGGCGCAAGGCTAGTAACGCTTCCAGCCAGAACGAGGACGATGTGGGTTACGCCTCGGCCAAGAATACTCTGGATATCAATAGGCCGCCGGATCTGCTAAGCAAGAATT ATTCGTACGACTCGACAAGCATGGTGGTGAAGTTAAGAGCCATTCTCGAGGAGGAGAAGCAGAAGCACAAGAACCTTCAGGAGCAGTACATCAAGCTGGCCAGCCGCCACAAGCCCACCGAGGATTCGTTCCG CCCAGCATGCTGCGTTGCAGGAAGAGGTCCGTAG
- the didum gene encoding unconventional myosin-Vb isoform X1, with the protein MSSEEMLYAQGAKIWVPHAEQVWESATLEESYRKGAGFLKICTESGSLKEVKLKADGSDLPPLRNPAILVGQNDLTTLSYLHEPGVLHNLRVRFCERQIIYTYCGIILVAINPYAEMPLYGPSIIRAYRGHAMGDLEPHIFALAEEAYTKLERENCNLSIIVSGESGAGKTVSAKYAMRYFAAVGGSESETQVERKVLASSPIMEAFGNAKTTRNDNSSRFGKFTKLLFRNQMGVMYLQGATMHTYLLEKSRVVYQAQGERNYHIFYQLCAARSKYPELVLDHQDKFEFLNMGGALEIERVSDADQFNETVQAMTVLGFSIQQIADIVKILAGILHLGNIKVSKKFNEGSEEEDSDSCDIFHNDIHLQITGDLLRVSAEDLRRWLLMRKIESVNEYVLIPNSIEAAQAARDALAKHIYAKLFQYIVGVLNKSLNNGSKQCSFIGVLDIYGFETFEVNSFEQFCINYANEKLQQQFNQHVFKLEQEEYLKEGITWTMIDFYDNQPCIDLIESRLGVLDLLDEECRMPKGSDESWAGKLIGKCSKFPHFEKPRFGTTSFFIKHFSDTVEYDVNGFLEKNRDTVSKELTQVLSESNMSLVKQVMTLEEVDTLSVDTAKSSTLGGRVVISAGRKQLPRNAQQQGNDTRRRVVPSKQHRKTVGSQFQESLASLISTLHATTPHYVRCIKPNDDKIAFKWETAKIIQQLRACGVLETVRISAAGFPSRWLYPDFYMRYQLLVYRSKLDKNDMKQSCQNIVMKWIQDEDKYRFGNTQIFFRAGQVAFLEQVRANLRKKYITIVQSVVRRFIYRRRFLRLQMVINGIQRHARGFLARQRVQKMREARAGLILSKYARGWLCRRRYLRLRHSISGIQTYARGMMARSKFHAMRDHYRAVQIQRFVRGALARRAYQKRRRNIIICQAAIRRFLARRKFKRMKAEAKTIKHIENKYMGLENKIISMQQRIDELNRDNSNLKHKTSEISVLKMKLELKKTLEGEFKNVKAACQDKDRLIEALNKQLEAERDEKMQLLEENGHAQEEWLSQKQTWRLENEELRRQIDEIIEMAKNAEVSQRNQEDRLLAEIDNRELNEAYQRAIKDKEVIENENYTLKEELSRLTAGNFSLHGRKASNASSQNEDDVGYASAKNTLDINRPPDLLSKNYSYDSTSMVVKLRAILEEEKQKHKNLQEQYIKLASRHKPTEDSFRVSELEVENEKLRSEYDQLRTSIKHGVEINELNAQHAALQEEVRRRREECIQLKAVLLQQSQSMRSLEPESLQLRGNDVNEVMEAFQSQKFINRQLESELKAITEEHNSKLIEMTQEIERLNIEKDELQKVIFESLDEFEDANVDTLKQNDRYLRRELQKAVAEFLLVQEELKLAHAKLKAYRQDGGQLEHKLEEEMSRNKPNGTTTDVGANVTKQKSQNPQGLMKFHSSDLDKILQRLLSALTPRTVVGLLPGFPAYLIFMCIRYTDLTNADDDVRELLSKFVIQIKKMHRTPHPIENRVIWLVNSITLLNLLKQYGDVEEYVKFNTEKQNQQQLKNFNLFEYRRVILDLIVNLYQALIMQIQGLLDPKIVPAILNNDEIQRGRQAHGMRSRAPSIGASSSPEHGGGPAWKQLIGQLEHFYKQFQHFGLDNCYAEQIFHQLLYFVCAVALNCLMLRGDICMWETGMIIRYNIGCIEDWVRSKKMSNDVLAPLAPLNQVSQLLQSRKSEQDVQTICDLCTSLSTAQVLKVMKSYKLDDYESEITNVFLEKLTKELNARQMQKSNSDEFTIDQKFIQPFKVVFRYSDIKLEDIDLPSHLNLDEFLTKI; encoded by the exons ATGTCGAGCGAGGAGATGCTATATGCGCAG GGCGCCAAGATCTGGGTGCCGCATGCGGAGCAGGTGTGGGAGAGTGCCACCTTGGAGGAGAGCTACCGCAAGGGCGCCGGCTTCCTGAAGATCTGCACCGAGTCCGGGAGCCTCAAGGAGGTCAAGCTAAAGGCCGATGGCAGCGACCTGCCCCCCTTGCGCAATCCGGCCATTCTGGTGGGACAGAACGACCTCACCACTCTGTCCTACCTGCATGAGCCGGGGGTGTTGCACAATCTGCGTGTCCGCTTTTGCGAGCGCCAGATTATCTACACCTACTGCGGCATCATTCTGGTGGCCATCAATCCGTACGCGGAGATGCCCCTCTACGGACCGAGCATCATCCGGGCCTACCGGGGTCATGCCATGGGCGATCTGGAGCCCCACATCTTTGCCCTAGCGGAGGAGGCGTACACGAAACTGGAGCGCGAAAACTGCAACCTGAGCATCATCGTCAGCGGGGAGTCGGGAGCGGGCAAGACGGTGTCCGCCAAATACGCCATGAGGTACTTCGCCGCCGTCGGAGGTTCTGAGTCCGAGACGCAGGTCGAGCGCAAGGTGCTGGCATCTTCGCCGATCATGGAGGCCTTTGGCAATGCCAAGACGACCCGCAACGACAATAGCTCCCGCTTCGGCAAGTTCACCAAGCTGTTGTTCCGGAACCAGATGGGCGTTATGTACCTCCAGGGGGCCACCATGCACACCTACCTGCTGGAGAAGTCCCGGGTGGTGTACCAAGCGCAGGGAGAGCGGAACTACCACATATTCTACCAGCTGTGCGCGGCGCGGTCCAAGTACCCGGAATTGGTGCTGG ATCACCAGGACAAGTTCGAGTTCCTCAACATGGGTGGAGCACTGGAAATAGAACGAGTCTCGGATGCAGATCAGTTCAATGAAACCGTGCAGGCCATGACCGTTTTGGGCTTCTCCATTCAGCAGATAGCCGATATCGTTAAGATCCTGGCAGGCATACTCCACTTGGGCAATATTAAAGTGTCCAAAAAGTTTAACGAAGGCAGCGAGGAAGAGGACTCTGATTCCTGCGATATATTC CATAACGACATCCACCTGCAGATCACCGGCGATCTGCTGCGGGTGAGCGCCGAGGATCTGCGCCGGTGGCTTTTGATGCGTAAGATAGAGTCGGTCAATGAATATGTGCTGATACCGAATAGCATTGAGGCGGCGCAGGCGGCGCGAGACGCCCTGGCCAAGCACATCTATGCGAAACTTTTCCAGTACATTGTCGGTGTGCTGAACAAGAGCCTCAACAACGGTAGCAAGCAGTGCAGCTTCATTGGCGTCCTCGATATCTACGGCTTCGAAACGTTCGAGGTGAACTCGTTCGAACAGTTTTGCATAAACTATGCGAATgaaaagctgcagcagcagTTCAACCAGCATGTCTTTAAGCTGGAGCAGGAGGAGTATCTCAAGGAGGGCATCACCTGGACGATGATTGACTTCTACGACAATCAGCCGTGCATTGATCTAATTGAATCTCGACTGGGAGTGCTGGACCTCCTCGATGAGGAGTGTAGA ATGCCCAAGGGTTCGGACGAAAGTTGGGCTGGCAAGCTCATCGGAAAATGCAGTAAATTTCCGCATTTCGAGAAGCCACGCTTTGGCACCACAA GCTTCTTTATCAAACATTTCTCGGACACGGTCGAATATGACGTGAACGGATTCTTGGAAAAGAATCGTGACACTGTCTCCAAGGAGCTGACCCAAGTGCTGAGCGAGTCCAACATGTCCCTGGTCAAGCAGGTGATGACCCTCGAGGAAGTAGATACCTTGAGCGTAGATACCGCCAAATCGTCAACTTTGGGTGGTCGTGTCGTGATCAGTGCTGGCCGCAAACAG CTCCCTCGGAATGCCCAACAGCAAGGGAACGACACACGACGAAGA GTGGTACCATCCAAGCAGCATAGGAAAACTGTAGGATCGCAGTTCCAGGAGAGTCTGGCCTCGCTGATATCCACGTTACATGCTACAACACCGCACTATGTGCGCTGCATTAAG CCCAACGATGACAAGATTGCCTTTAAATGGGAAACGGCCAAGATCATCCAGCAGCTGAGGGCCTGCGGTGTGCTGGAAACGGTGCGCATCTCCGCTGCGGGATTCCCCTCGAGGTGGCTTTATCCTGACTTCTATATGCGCTACCAGCTGCTGGTCTACCGATCCAAGCTCGACAAGAACGACATGAAGCAGTCATGCCAAAACATCGTGATGAAGTGGATCCAGGACGAGGATAAGTACCGCTTTGGCAACACACAGATCTTCTTCCGCGCCGGTCAAGTTGCCTTCCTTGAACAAGTGCGGGCAAATCTGCGCAAGAAGTACATCACCATTGTGCAGTCGGTGGTGCGGCGATTCATCTACCGACGCCGGTTCCTGCGTCTCCAAATGGTGATCAATGGCATCCAGAGGCATGCACGCGGCTTTCTCGCACGCCAGCGCGTCCAGAAAATGCGGGAGGCTCGCGCGGGCTTGATCCTGTCGAAGTACGCTCGAGGTTGGTTGTGCCGTCGTCGTTATTTGCGCCTGCGCCATTCAATTTCCGGCATACAGACCTACGCTCGCGGCATGATGGCCCGTAGCAAGTTCCATGCGATGCGGGATCACTACCGGGCGGTTCAGATCCAGCGTTTCGTTCGTGGTGCCCTGGCGCGGCGAGCTTACCAAAAGCGGCGGCGCAACATCATCATTTGCCAGGCGGCAATTCGCAGGTTTTTGGCCCGCCGTAAGTTCAAACGCATGAAGGCCGAGGCCAAGACTATCAAGCACATAGAGAACAAGTACATGGGTCTGGAAAACAAGATTATATCCATGCAGCAGCGCATCGATGAGCTGAACCGCGACAACAGTAACTTGAAGCACAAGACCAGCGAGATCAGCGTATTGAA AATGAAGCTTGAGCTGAAGAAGACCCTGGAAGGTGAATTCAAGAATGTGAAGGCCGCCTGCCAGGACAAGGACCGGCTGATCGAAGCACTCAACAAGCAGTTGGAGGCGGAACGGGATGAGAAGATGCAGCTGCTCGAGGAGAACGGCCATGCGCAAGAGGAGTGGCTCAGCCAGAAGCAGACGTGGCGCCTAGAGAACGAGGAGCTGCGCCGCCAGATTGACGAGATTATTGAGATGGCAAAGAACGCAGAGGTCAGCCAACGCAACCAGGAGGACAGGTTGCTGGCCGAGATTGACAACAGGGAGCTGAACGAGGCGTACCAGCGAGCCATTAAGGACAAGGAGGTGATCGAGAACGAGAACTACACGCTGAAGGAGGAGCTCAGTCGACTCACAGCCGGCAATTTCAGCCTGCACGGGCGCAAGGCTAGTAACGCTTCCAGCCAGAACGAGGACGATGTGGGTTACGCCTCGGCCAAGAATACTCTGGATATCAATAGGCCGCCGGATCTGCTAAGCAAGAATT ATTCGTACGACTCGACAAGCATGGTGGTGAAGTTAAGAGCCATTCTCGAGGAGGAGAAGCAGAAGCACAAGAACCTTCAGGAGCAGTACATCAAGCTGGCCAGCCGCCACAAGCCCACCGAGGATTCGTTCCG CGTCTCCGAGCTTGAGGTAGAGAACGAGAAACTGCGCAGCGAGTACGATCAGCTGCGAACCAGCATTAAGCACGGTGTTGAGATCAACGAGCTCAATG CCCAGCATGCTGCGTTGCAGGAAGAGGTCCGTAGGCGCCGCGAGGAGTGCATCCAGTTGAAGGCGGTCCTGCTGCAGCAGAGCCAGTCCATGAGATCCCTCGAACCGGAGAGTCTTCAGTTGCGGGGCAACGATGTCAACGAGGTGATGGAGGCATTCCAATCCCAGAAATTCATCAATCG TCAACTGGAATCCGAGCTCAAGGCCATCACTGAGGAGCACAACAGCAAGCTCATTGAGATGACTCAGGAGATCGAAAGGTTAAACATAGAGAAGGACGAGCTGCAGAAGGTTATCTTCGAGAGCCTCGATGAGTTCGAGGACGCCAATGTCGACACACTGAAACAGAACGATCGCTACCTGCGCCGTGAACTGCAGAAGGCTGTGGCCGAGTTCCTCCTCGTGCAGGAGGAACTCAAGCTGGCGCATGCCAAGCTGAAGGCCTATCGCCAGGATGGCGGACAGTTGGAGCACAAGCTGGAGGAGGAGATGAGCCGTAACAAGCCCAACGGCACCACCACCGACGTGGGCGCAAATGTGACCAAGCAAAAGTCTCAAAATCCGCAGGGTCTCATGAAGTTCCACAGCAGCGATCTGGACAAGATCCTGCAGCGCCTGCTGAGCGCCTTGACTCCACGCACAGTGGTCGGTCTCTTACCTGGTTTCCCAGCCTATCTCATCTTTATGTGTATTCG TTACACCGATCTGACCAATGCCGACGATGATGTGCGCGAGCTGCTAAGCAAGTTCGTGATTCAGATCAAGAAAATGCACCGCACGCCACATCCCATTGAGAACCGTGTTATTTGGCTCGTCAACTCCATAAC ACTGCTGAATCTATTAAAGCAATACGGCGATGTGGAGGAGTACGTTAAGTTCAATACTGAGAAGCAGAATCAACAGCAGCTGAAGAACTTTAATCTGTTTGAGTACCGTCGTGTGATTCTTGATCTAATAGTGAATCTGTACCAGGCGCTGATCATGCAGATTCAGGGTCTGTTGGACCCAAAAATAGTGCCAGCGATACTCAACAACGATGAGATACAGCGAGGACGGCAGGCGCACGGGATGCGCAGTCGGGCCCCGTCTATTGGAGCATCCTCGTCGCCGGAGCACGGAGGTGGTCCGGCCTGGAAGCAACTGATCGGGCAGCTGGAGCATTTCTATAAGCAGTTCCAGCACTTTGGCTTGGACAACTGCTATGCCGAGCAGATATTCCATCAATTACTTTACTTTGTGTGCGCTGTGGCTCTTAATTGCCTGATGCTGAGGGGTGACATTTGCATGTGGGAGACGGGCATGATAATCCGCTATAACATCGGCTGCATCGAGGATTGGGTGCGCAGCAAGAAGATG TCGAACGATGTGCTGGCACCGTTGGCGCCTCTGAATCAGGTATCCCAGCTGCTGCAGTCCCGGAAAAGCGAGCAGGATGTTCAGACCATCTGCGATCTGTGTACTTCGCTGAGCACGGCACAGGTTCTTAAGGTGATGAAGTCCTATAAGCTGGATGACTACGAGAGTGAAATAACGAACGTGTTTTTGGAAAAACTGACCAAGGAACTGAATGCCCGACAAATG CAAAAGAGCAATAGCGACGAATTTACCATCGACCAGAAGTTCATTCAACCCTTCAAGGTGGTCTTCAGGTACAGCGACATCAAGCTGGAGGATATTGATCTGCCGTCACATCTTAACCTGGATGAGTTTCTCACAAAGATATGA